GTTCCTATCTGATTAATTTTAAAGTGGaaatgttgctattttaaagaCTAATGAGAAGAAATTAAATGTTCCATAATTACGTGTCAAGAGTGATTGATAATGTGTAAAGTTGAACCCATTGAATACTTAAGTCATATTTCTTATATTGTTGTAGGTTAATGTTTACATTCTGGGAAAGACCTTCCTCCTGTTGGCTAGAGAGCTCTGTATCAACGCCCCAGCCGTCGGTAAGTCTCGCTGTAATGACCTCTCTGTGAAATAGCTAATGTAATTCAGCTGACCGGAACAGTGCTTTTGAATGAACCTCATTAATAAAGCAGGCAGCATCTCTCAAAACAATTCACTTGCTAAATTGGTTATCAATAATACACCATGGCTGGATCAATACAAGTATTCTCAATCTGTTCATCTGATCTGGCCAATGGATTCCTAGTTGGATCAAAAGGGAGATTTGCCGTTGTTTTACTCTCATCCAGATATGTTAAGCTCAATTTTCTGCAATATTCTGTAATTCAAACTATTTCAGACACAGGTTGAAAATGTTTTACCCATCTGGAAATTATATTCATAGCGAGTTGCAGTCTAGCCAGATGTAACTAGGGGGCACTGCGTCATGTCAAAAAATCCATTATGGTCCATCATTGCAAACCTTTTTCCACCTTCTGTGCACACTATGAGAGCAGAACATGTCTGCAGTTTTTAAAACAGACTCATCAGATTATAGGAAGCAGAAACAAAATGAATCAAGTATACATCAGAGAGCATCCCAATGTTAAAATACTGGGCATAATCCCAGAATGCAGTCTGATTAGCAGCTCTCCATGTGTCATAATTCGATATTCATCTGTTTTTGTGGGGGGGGGTTTGGTCAAAAATCTGCTGTTTTACCAAGCTGCATCTGCTCCATGTTTACTAAAGCCTTAATTAAAATGCAAACGGTGGAGCAGCAGATTCTATGGGCTCAATTCAAACAGACTCCCTATTCAGTTCCTCATGCAGCCCGCTTGGGATAATAGGTTCTTTATGTGGCCTTTCAAGATGAATATTTCATCCACACTTAACAATCACTGTCTCATTTACACAAGCCCCACTGCATTTGTGGTGTGTGGCTTCATTTTTTGGATTTCAGTTATAATGCACATCATTGCATAGTAAAAGCTCATATATTACCTAATTGGAATGACTTGATTTTAAAGTGTATATACTTATACACTTTTAGGGCATCTAAAATATAGATTGAGCTCAGCCTCCCTCCCTGCTGAAGTCAGGACTGTGAGTGTATGTATAAGAAGTAAAACAACTTTGGACTTGAgtcacaaaaacatttataatctgCAATTCAGGAAGCTGATTACTAATACaagacattttatttgtcaatcAGCATCAAGCTGAAAACAAATAAGTTATGTACAAAACATGACACTAGTGGCTTCTGTCCACTATCAAAGCAGTACAACTatctcatttatatatatatatatatatatagatctgCTTGCTGCAGCATCAATAATTaaatcaatatatattttttgcaataaATAAAGCTGAAGAACATTCCTTCCATCTGAGCTCGTTGTGGAACTGAAGAGCCATTACCATCGAGTTCACCATTGCTACATAATAAAGGCAAGAGCCTCACGAGACCCTGTATTCAATCCATCCTAATTCCAGTGAGCGGAATGCACTGCAATGGGACGTCCTGACAATTTCAGGCATAGAAAACCAGCTCTGGGATCTGACCCCCCTGCACACCAGTTCCATTGGTACTGTCCGAGGAACACTGGAACTGGAAGGTCACCTTTCCACATTGCACTTCCGTCATACCCTCCTGTCCAAAGTAGCTAAGTTCATTCCCATCTAATATGGCACTGACTGTGTAGAAAGTGTCCTGCTCCACTTGGACCGGGTGTTCAAACCATACAGAGAAGGTGCCGCTGGATCCATCTGAAACAAATTTCGTTAGGTTCTGGGCCAGGGTCACTCCTTGGCGCTTGAGTTCGATCTTGACGCTGTACTCTGCCTTTCCACCACTGGAACCATACAAGCCAAGACCTGCGATGAAGATCCTCTTGTCTACCGCGAACTGGATGCTATCACAGCGTCCGCGGTAGCGCCATTGGTTACTACGGTAAGCCGAGGACTGAAAACGATGGCAGCGCTGTGGTGTCAGACCCTTTCTTTTTTGCAGTGGGAATTCCAACTTGGGCTTATTAGCTGCTGTGTACCACAGAAAGACATCATGAGTCTCTTCCAGCGTTAAAATGTCTGACTGCGCTGCTCCGTTGGCAAACTCCTCCAGGGTCATGGTTGGGATGCGAACCAAGTAGAGAGCCTTGCCCAGCACTGCCCTTTTATTACGAGTGGTCGGTCCCAGTCCTTGCCTTTTGCATTCAGCCACAGACCAATCGAGAGCTGCCTGGAAGACCACCGCCTCCCGGGTGTTGAGGGTCTCACGCTTTAGTATGATCTCCAGCGTTTGAAGATCAATCTCACAGAAACCCTCAGAGCGAAGTGCCAGCTCAGCCTGAGCATCAATGACCTCCCAACACCGCTGGGTCAGCTCAGGCTCCTCAAACAGTCGACTCTGGGACAACAACACACAGGCATTTTTGGCCTCTAGGCTTGTCTCCAGAAAGGTGACACAGGCCTTCGCCAGTGCAGGCACTATATACTTTTTGGCAGCGTACAAAGTGGCCAGCACTGTGTCCGCTTCAAGTTCAATCTCATCACTGTACATGTACCTGaaagtgaacaaaaaaaaaaaaaggactaaGAAATCAAATCTTTACAAGCATTAGGCTTTGCAGTGATTGAGTTTAGAGGTATATGCATGggtcaatgacaaataatatatgattaaaaaacatatgaagaaaaatctaatttaaaatgcattttgaaaatatattagattaatattgttttgaaaaaaacatttatgaaggTTCCCATTGTGATGACTCAAAGCAACCAAGCATTTTCTTTAAACCTTGATAACATTTGTTATTACtgacaaaatgtttataatatatatatatataaaacgaaTTCATAAATAACATGACATTTCATAACCTGAACTGTCGGAAAAAGTCAAATTGTCTGATATTTTATACTTAATGACATCGACAGGGgactattttatgtttttcttcaTGTTGGTTGCACCAAATGACAAAAGGTTTTATTATACTAAAGAGCAAATCTGTtgtgtcaaatatttttttctaagaatattttttaattaaaaacaggGGCGTATTTACTGTAAGTCATTGAATATATGAATTTGTGAATACATTTATCGATCAACAAATAGAAAAGGAGTCTCACATCATTCACCCATATACATTAGAAGTAAAGAACAGGACATACTTCAAAAGGATTAAAAAAGCAGCAGGCTCCACGTCAGGAATATGAATCTCAGATTCTCCTTCCGCTAGATCTCCGTAAAACATGGCACCAAAAACAGAACTCCCCACTGCCAGCACATACTGAAAGCACAAATGCCACACAAAAGCGGTTAAGCATACGGTTGATGAAAGAGCCACTCGAGATGCATTTGGACACGGGAGGATGCGCTCACCTTGTGTGCTGGAACTTTTTGGGATGCGCCAGGAGGACCCACAACAAAATGAACATCTGCCATGAGTTCGTTATTGAACATCAAAGCATTCCTGAAGAGAACAAAATGCAACAGAATATTGTGTTTTTGCGCCGATAACAGCCTAATTATCATCAAACCAAACGCGCCCTTACCTCTCTCGCAGTGTCGGATGGGTGGACTGCCAGCTGGCAGTCTCGACGTTATTATTGTTGATGTTCTGCTGAGTGGCAGTTGTAGTCGGCGTGGTCACCGTCTGAGTGACTTGGACGATGGTCTTTTTGCCGGCAGCTGTTACTGCTGTGCTGTTACTGTTTGGAAGGTTGGTGTTTATGCTGGCAGGATAGAGTTCTGCAGCCATCTTCTTCCTCAAGGACAAAGTCACGATTTCATAGCATACTGGCAGCTTGCTGAGCTGTTTCCCACTCTTTCTTGTCCTTTTTAAGGTTTCTGGAAGCAAaaggaaaaatgtcaaaaacttcaTGATCCTGCCATATAGGCAATCTGGCGTTGTTGGCATCAGCAAGTCTATCCACCAGTCTGTCGAGTAGCTAAAGACAGGTGTATCGGGGGGGGAAACAGCTCCCTTTGATTTAATTAGAAGCCTTGGTCACTCAATACACGCGCTTCCATAGCATATTTCCCTCTCTGGCACATTTACAAACCCGACCAGTGGAAATATTCCAGCTCAAAGACTTTATCCTCTTTCTCATCGCATCCTCAAGATTCCTTGATCTCGCGCCAATTACAGTGAAAGTAATACGTTGCAAGACGTTCGGTTAAATAAGTCAGAGGTCTGTGTCGACCACGAAAAGTGCTACGTGGTCCTTGTCTGCCAACATATCTGTGTGCATCCTCTCTCAGAATCTCTACTCTGTTTTGTAAAGCCCGTTTTGTGTAGAGGGAGAGGACGCCCAGCTCTCTGTTGACAAATCAAACTACGAGTGAATCGGACGTCAGTAGCCCAGAGGCGCCTCCCACACAGCCGAACATCCAGCCTCTCTCTCGCCGCTCACACCAGCACGAATTAACCCCTTGCGCATTGTTTACTACTTGGGAACAGAGAAGCGTTTCGTTCAAAACAAACGAACCGAAAGACTTGGAGGAACACATACTAAAATACAATGTTTCCTGCACTACTGTTAAGCGCAACAGCTCAGTGTTGTCGATTCCCGAatgaatgactcttatgagtcGGCTGTTTTTAGTGATTCAAAAACATACAACGCGACCAAAGAATGATTCTTATGAGTCGGCTCTTGTGCATCAAAAACATTTGAGAGTTGCTGAATTAGCTTGACC
This genomic window from Chanodichthys erythropterus isolate Z2021 chromosome 4, ASM2448905v1, whole genome shotgun sequence contains:
- the btbd6b gene encoding BTB/POZ domain-containing protein 6-B isoform X1, with protein sequence MPTTPDCLYGRIMKFLTFFLLLPETLKRTRKSGKQLSKLPVCYEIVTLSLRKKMAAELYPASINTNLPNSNSTAVTAAGKKTIVQVTQTVTTPTTTATQQNINNNNVETASWQSTHPTLRERNALMFNNELMADVHFVVGPPGASQKVPAHKYVLAVGSSVFGAMFYGDLAEGESEIHIPDVEPAAFLILLKYMYSDEIELEADTVLATLYAAKKYIVPALAKACVTFLETSLEAKNACVLLSQSRLFEEPELTQRCWEVIDAQAELALRSEGFCEIDLQTLEIILKRETLNTREAVVFQAALDWSVAECKRQGLGPTTRNKRAVLGKALYLVRIPTMTLEEFANGAAQSDILTLEETHDVFLWYTAANKPKLEFPLQKRKGLTPQRCHRFQSSAYRSNQWRYRGRCDSIQFAVDKRIFIAGLGLYGSSGGKAEYSVKIELKRQGVTLAQNLTKFVSDGSSGTFSVWFEHPVQVEQDTFYTVSAILDGNELSYFGQEGMTEVQCGKVTFQFQCSSDSTNGTGVQGGQIPELVFYA
- the btbd6b gene encoding BTB/POZ domain-containing protein 6-B isoform X2; protein product: MAAELYPASINTNLPNSNSTAVTAAGKKTIVQVTQTVTTPTTTATQQNINNNNVETASWQSTHPTLRERNALMFNNELMADVHFVVGPPGASQKVPAHKYVLAVGSSVFGAMFYGDLAEGESEIHIPDVEPAAFLILLKYMYSDEIELEADTVLATLYAAKKYIVPALAKACVTFLETSLEAKNACVLLSQSRLFEEPELTQRCWEVIDAQAELALRSEGFCEIDLQTLEIILKRETLNTREAVVFQAALDWSVAECKRQGLGPTTRNKRAVLGKALYLVRIPTMTLEEFANGAAQSDILTLEETHDVFLWYTAANKPKLEFPLQKRKGLTPQRCHRFQSSAYRSNQWRYRGRCDSIQFAVDKRIFIAGLGLYGSSGGKAEYSVKIELKRQGVTLAQNLTKFVSDGSSGTFSVWFEHPVQVEQDTFYTVSAILDGNELSYFGQEGMTEVQCGKVTFQFQCSSDSTNGTGVQGGQIPELVFYA